Genomic DNA from Telopea speciosissima isolate NSW1024214 ecotype Mountain lineage chromosome 2, Tspe_v1, whole genome shotgun sequence:
AGCAAATTGTTGACTTCagtttttttcttgaaaaaataaGATTAAGGAACCTGCGGATATTTAAGGTTATTTATTGTTAATCAGATGGTAGATTTAATCATTTAAGAAATTTTATGACCTAATGAAACAAGTTTCAGACTTATCTGTACTATTTAATGCCACCCCTTTTTAACACTTCATCTCTACCTCCATCTCATGGCCATATTTCTTGGCTTATATGTGGTAGGTACGTGGATATGTCCACATGTTTTACTTCCTTGATGATATGCTTGAACTAAATTCTTGAGTGCATTTGAATCTATCCATTGTGattcattgtgaccaagtggtcacgggttcgattCTCTAGAAACAGTTTCTCTGCGAAGccaggggtaagactgcgtacgTTACgactctccccagaccctgcagtggcgagagcctcgtgcactgggtacattTGCTGAAACACATTGTCaattgtttgaaaagtcaaTTTTAGACAAATTGGTTTAGTGGCTGACATCCAAGATCAAAAATCCAATGCATAGTGGATCATATGATTGAGATAAACATGGAACTTGTCAAATGGCTGATCCAAAGGTAACCAATCCAACAAGTAAGACTGAAGATCGGCTTTCCATGTGACCTACATAGATGGGACTGGTTTATTTGGCTTACATATGGATCCATCTGAAATCCTATCCCTCTCTCAAAATAAGGAGCATAATGACCTGCAGTCTAGATGCTTGAAAACTGACCCCTGCCAAAGACCCACCTGATAATGTAATTACCTGCCCCTCTGTTTGAATTCCCTTTAAACCTGCCTAGCAGGACAGGGTTGGGGTTCTCACCCTTAAGCTATGTCATTGGAGACCGAATACAGGGACTGGTGTCTCATTCTGCACTAAAAACTGAAGGGTTCTGCAGTGTCCAGTTTAAAGTGCATTTAGGATGTCCatttcatagttgtcaaggcatcgcctaagTTTTCAAATGTCTACGTAGGTCCAACATAACAGCAAACGGTGTTTGATGCAAGAAAGGCGaccgccttggacgccttggaaAATTCCTCTTTTCTACATTTTGCAAGGACTGTTCAGGAGAAAAGTATTTTCATGATTTTACCATCTTTACCAAATGAAGTCCTTGAAACAGAAGGTGGTGACTGATGCATAAAAAATTTGGGTGGGGGTATACAATTTATTCTTAACTTTTGCAGACAATTTATTTCTGTTGATCTGCTAAGTGTTACAGAGAGCATCCAGATCTgttgtgttttattttaatgGTGATAACTGAACATACCTATAGCTTTGGCAAAGGGAAGAGTTCACAGAGCTTTCTTAACTTTTGCAGACAATTTATTCTTAACTTTTGCAGACAATTTATTTCTGTTGATCTTCTAAGTGTTACAGAGAGCATCCAGATCTgttgtgttttattttaatgGTGATAACTGAACATACCTATAGCTTTGACAAAGGGAAGAGTTCACAGAGCTTTCTTTCCTTCAAACTGCAAGTTTAATGGTTTTCCAGAATTAAAACACACACATCTACCAgttctttcattttatttacaCAAAAAAATCTCACATAATTCACCCCTGACCAGCTGCTCTTGCATTATTTGAGAAAGCTGGTCTGATCAGATCTACCAAGAGACATATAAATGTAATTCTACACTAAATTTTGTTATTTAAAGAGAGATTGACATAATGAAAAATCAAAACCTTACCCTTTTCTCATCTATCACTTATCTAATGGTTTCCCTCAGAAGACCTCTTACTATCCATCTTCAATATATGTAACAAAAATTCATTCCATGTATCAGTGGGGCCTGGCAAGCACCAGTGGACACAATCAGAGACATTTCTGTTCTCTTCTGGAGGGTGGCCATAAAGCCCAGGATGCCCATCTGGCCTCAGCAACATAGCTTGAGTAGTATCTAATAATCTAAACTTCAaacctctcttcttcccttcacTCTCTGCAATTCTAAATTCCTCCAATTGGGCCAAATAGAACTTTTGTTCAAATCCCTCTAATTTCTTCTCATTGCTCATGAAAGGTTTTGTCTTTGTACAGGTACCACCTTCATTCCATGCACCATTATCAAAGTGGCCAGGAGAATAAGTCCTCAGAAATGTGATTCCTTTGAAGTTCTGGTCACCATACATGGCTCTTAAGGCAGTCCGAAAGGCCCTGTTGTAGCCATAGAACAGGGTAAGATCTTTAACTTTTTTGTCTTTACAGTCAAAGCACCCAACCATCTTACCATTTTCATAAAACATAGATGGCCTCCAGAACCACTGTGCAGCTGAAACAATCACATAATCAAACTTGTGGATCTCGTTTGTCCAAGTCTCATCAAACTCATCCACAAAAAGGTTCACGATAGGCCAGCGTAGTGGACCTTTGGGTATGCTTTCTGTGGTTTTAACTAGGAGTGGTGACCAGAAGAATATAATGGTGAAGTTGTAGTGGGTGAACTGCCACTGTTTGGTTTTTCCATCCGGCAGGTAAGAAACATCTACTGGCACCTGAAAATACAGAGAATGTATAGTTAACTTTCTTGTTTCACAGAAGGGGAGTTCATTTCTTAATGTTGGAGATTTTTGCAAAGCTATGTTAAAAGCATTATTAATCGTCTCCTAGATGATTATGTCACCTAAATGAAGATCTGAGAGGTGTTTTCCTTTGGTTGGTGCAAGGCAGAAGGGTAGGCACTAGGCAACCTAGATCCTCTCCGCTTCCAAAGAAATAATAATCTACCCTACGCTTGACCGTGTCACAATCTTGGcttgataccacttgttgggactTCAGTATATCTCATCTTTAAAAGATAGCCATTGGAGGATTTCTTTCTATTGTAAAATGGAGAGGATTCAGTTGTCCAAGGACATACACAGACAGAGCTTGGCCTAATAAACCTGATTTGTCTGTTTGTCATTCCACACAGTCCTAACTAGATAAATAGATAATACAAAGCTTTATAAATAGAGCATGAACctcggtgcaatggtaaggttgctccattgcgacctagtggttgtgggttccgtacattatgatccttccCAGATCCTGTGTAGTGGTAGGAGCCTCGAGCACTGAGtaccctccccttttttttacaAAGCTTTATAAATGATAGGaatttaaaaatgcattttttagaaaatattgtcattatatttaagggaaaatcttgttgtaatcaaagTTGCCTTTTATCCTTTTATTATGACATATTTATTCTTACAATGACAATAAAATCTTGTTATTTCATACATGTACTCAAAAAACGTTTAAAACAATGAAAGCTCTTGAGATtgatataataataaatcactttcaaaatatgaaaacacctatcattaaaaaaaaaaaaaaaaaaaaattaaaacgtTTTTAATTGTATGTTTGACTTAAAATTCAGGAATAGAATAAGGAATAATCAAAACAAAGTTACAATTTCTTAGTTCACCATTTTGGTTACAACAACATGCACCCTTTAAATTTAATAAACCTGGTAGTACTTATATAAGGTTACCCCGTGATCCATATGAATGATATGACATGACATTAGGAGTTTATGTTGCACATGCTATCTCTTGATCTGTGCCATGAGATGTGGAATAGGAAAAAGGCATTAATTTGAAAAATGCAAAATAGGACCACATGGCCTCGCACATGGAAAACTTCTATAGAAGACTTAAATTCTTTGGTTCTTACTTTATTATCATGTCTaagaaaataacccaaatgaatATAATTTTCATTTCAGGTGGATCTAACACAGCCACTATGGATCTatcaggaaaaaaataaaggaatttattttggattttcttcaaaTGCTCTGGAAAACCAAGTTACAACAAATGCTACACTAATATGAACAATAGAAATCATATGAAACTGGGAGTAatgggttttgaattttaagTGAAATACAGTAACTATCAGTGTCGGTGGAAACTTGTTTAGGTCACCTAAACCATGAGCTGTGCAATTAATGGATCTACAAATAAGAGAAAGTAGAAGAGAGCAAAAATGGTACCATGCATGTGATCTTTATGTGGTTTAGGTGTACCTAATTGAATGGTTTTTTCCTACCGACAAAAGGATGATACATGTGGGTCTTGTTGGACTGGGAGAGATGTGGCCATTTAAGGAGTTTGAAAAAACTATTACACTGATGGTCCTACACTTTTTGAATTCCAAgtgtaatgaccaaaataccctaaACCATATAGTTCAGCTACATTGATTTTAATCATTCATTGGTGGCAGTAACTTATGGGCTTTGATTGTACACTTTATGAGTCTTATCACTGTTCCAAAGGGTGTATTGAGGACATGGTTTGTGGTATCAGTATTATATCGGGTGATTCGTATCAATATCACTAGCCACTGATTCTGGTACCGAAATAGTATgactaggggtaaaatagtaaaaaaaaatccaaagttTTAGAAAAACCAAAGGTCAAACTTGTCTAATACTGGCCGATCCATGCTGATGGATCGAGCTCGTCTGCAGCCATCGTGTTGCGTTCAACTCACAGGATGCCACATGAATTCCatgccaatccaatggttggtggATGAGTTCCTTGGCAGCCTggcatttttgaatttttaacgaaaattttgaattttgaattgagctTGTTTACCAACCATCGGATTAGCATGAAATCCACATGGCGCCCCACGATCTGTTCAATCCCAGGCCttttgatgggtttctagaCCTACCATCagggtaaaaaagtaattttAGCCAAGGGGCTGGGCCTACCTGGGCCTGAATTTCAATGTTCATGTGGGCTGAGCTCGCTCTTGGCTAAACGTATTCTACAGGAGTGGACTTGGGCCCTGTTTGCATCCCCATATATTTATGGATATACACCTAACATGTCATGCCATTAAGTGGGTTTTTATTACCACCTCTGACAAAAGATAAAACGGGTTTGGTTCTTTGCGTGAATGTGTCTACCAAACAGAACTCAAAGTAACGCCtttcatgaaaaaaaataataaaaactcaaaagtaaTGGCTTAAAGCTTTTGGAGCATGGAAGGTGAAGAACAACTTACCTTAGATAAGAGACACAACAGTGATTGCATTTGGTTTCTTGCCAGAGAATCTCCAATGAAAGCCATGTATTTCCCTCTAACAATCTTCAAGAATTGAATTGGGTTGAAACGAGTTAACTCACAGTCATAAGGCTTCCATCTCCATTTCAAGAAACCTGTATCTGGTTTCCCAAA
This window encodes:
- the LOC122650169 gene encoding protein trichome birefringence-like 19, which produces MIKNCDIFKGEWVPQQEGRPLYTNKTCQEIHDHQNCFKNGRPDTDFLKWRWKPYGCELPLFNPLHFLNIVRGKSMAFVGDSVARNQMQSLMCLLSNVPVDVSYLPDGKTKQWQFTHYNFTIIFFWSPLLVKTTESIPKGPLRWPIVNLFVDEFDETWTNEIHKFDYVIVSAAQWFWRPSMFYENGKMVGCFDCKDKKVKDLTLFYGYNRAFRTALRAMYGDQNFKGITFLRTYSPGHFDNGAWNEGGTCTKTKPFMSNEKKLEGFEQKFYLAQLEEFRIAESEGKKRGLKFRLLDTTQAMLLRPDGHPGLYGHPPEENRNVSDCVHWCLPGPTDTWNEFLLHILKMDSKRSSEGNH